In Geotalea uraniireducens, one genomic interval encodes:
- the lpxD gene encoding UDP-3-O-(3-hydroxymyristoyl)glucosamine N-acyltransferase, producing the protein MAGPKTVNELAAYLGGTVAGDGDKVITGVSSLDDAGADQITFLANPRYAAKVATTGAGAVVLPPGAERHGRNAVVVANPYLAFAKLLTLFYVAPCQSRGVMDGAVIGRNVTLGADATIYPGAVVGDGVKLGDRVTIHPGAVLYDGVALGDDVTLHANVVVYQGCRLGNRVTVHAGTVIGSDGFGYAPDGAGYYKIPQLGIVVIEDDVEIGANCAVDRAALNATIIGRGTKLDNLVMIAHNCVIGENCMIVSQVGISGSTKVGNHVTLAGQVGVAGHLQIGDNSMVGAKSGIPGNLPAGSMVSGIPAFNHKEWLRASAVYQKLPEMRKSVAELEKKVRELEAKLAAE; encoded by the coding sequence ATGGCGGGACCGAAAACAGTCAACGAACTGGCCGCGTACCTCGGCGGCACGGTGGCCGGCGACGGAGATAAAGTCATTACCGGCGTCTCCAGCCTGGATGATGCCGGCGCCGACCAGATCACCTTCCTGGCCAACCCCCGCTATGCGGCCAAGGTCGCGACGACCGGTGCCGGAGCGGTGGTCCTGCCGCCGGGTGCCGAACGCCACGGCCGCAATGCAGTTGTCGTGGCCAATCCCTACCTGGCGTTCGCCAAGCTGCTGACGCTGTTCTATGTGGCGCCCTGCCAGTCGCGAGGGGTGATGGACGGCGCGGTCATCGGCCGGAATGTCACGCTCGGCGCCGATGCCACGATCTATCCGGGGGCGGTAGTCGGCGATGGGGTCAAACTCGGCGACCGGGTGACCATTCATCCCGGCGCGGTACTCTATGACGGGGTCGCCCTTGGCGACGACGTCACCCTGCACGCCAACGTCGTCGTCTACCAGGGATGCCGGCTCGGCAACCGGGTCACGGTGCATGCCGGGACGGTGATCGGCTCCGACGGCTTCGGTTATGCCCCCGACGGGGCGGGTTACTACAAAATTCCCCAGTTGGGGATCGTGGTCATCGAGGATGATGTCGAAATCGGGGCCAACTGTGCCGTCGACCGGGCCGCGCTCAACGCGACGATCATCGGTCGGGGGACCAAGCTCGATAACCTGGTGATGATCGCCCATAACTGCGTCATCGGCGAAAACTGCATGATCGTTTCCCAGGTGGGGATTTCCGGTAGCACCAAAGTGGGTAACCATGTGACCCTGGCCGGTCAGGTGGGGGTTGCCGGGCACCTGCAGATCGGCGACAACAGCATGGTCGGGGCGAAGTCCGGCATTCCGGGCAATCTTCCCGCCGGTTCTATGGTCAGCGGCATTCCCGCCTTCAACCACAAGGAGTGGCTTAGAGCTTCCGCCGTCTATCAGAAACTCCCCGAGATGCGCAAGAGTGTCGCCGAATTGGAGAAAAAGGTCCGCGAACTCGAAGCGAAGCTTGCCGCCGAGTGA
- the fabZ gene encoding 3-hydroxyacyl-ACP dehydratase FabZ: protein MFDINEIMKILPHRYPFLLVDRIVELEEGKRCVGIKNVSINEPFFQGHFPGHPVMPGVLIVEAMAQVGGILAYLASDDEVRNKVCYFASIDNVKFRKPVVPGDQLRLELVATGCRRGLWCFTGKAYVDDKLVTEAELKATFADKNR from the coding sequence ATGTTCGATATTAATGAAATCATGAAGATTTTGCCGCACCGCTATCCGTTTCTGCTGGTCGACCGGATTGTCGAGCTGGAGGAGGGGAAACGGTGTGTCGGCATCAAGAACGTTTCCATCAACGAGCCGTTTTTCCAGGGGCATTTTCCCGGCCACCCGGTGATGCCCGGGGTGCTGATCGTCGAGGCGATGGCCCAGGTCGGCGGGATCCTCGCTTATCTTGCCTCCGACGACGAAGTGCGGAACAAGGTTTGCTATTTCGCCTCGATCGACAACGTCAAGTTCCGCAAGCCGGTGGTGCCGGGCGACCAGCTACGGCTCGAACTGGTGGCCACCGGCTGCCGGCGCGGTCTCTGGTGCTTCACCGGCAAGGCGTATGTGGACGACAAGCTGGTTACCGAAGCGGAACTGAAGGCGACCTTCGCGGACAAGAACCGCTAG
- the lpxA gene encoding acyl-ACP--UDP-N-acetylglucosamine O-acyltransferase — protein MIHPTAIIHPAAQLADGVEVGPYAVIGEHVRIGRGTTIGAHSVIDGWTEIGEENQIFHFASVGGIPQDLKYKGEATWLRIGRRNIIREFTTLQPGTVTGIGETVIGDGNLFMAYCHVAHDCVVGNRVIMANGSTLAGHVVVEDFALLGGLSAIHQFTRIGESAMLSGGAMVGQDVLPYTVAAGNRAALAGLNVIGLKRRGFSPALVADIKKAYKILIRSGLRLETALARIQDEVPASPELNHFVEFARKSERGLCR, from the coding sequence TTGATTCATCCTACAGCAATCATTCATCCAGCAGCGCAGCTGGCCGACGGTGTCGAAGTCGGCCCTTACGCGGTCATCGGCGAGCATGTCCGGATCGGCCGCGGTACCACCATCGGTGCCCATTCGGTCATCGATGGCTGGACCGAAATCGGCGAGGAGAACCAGATCTTCCACTTCGCCTCGGTCGGCGGTATCCCGCAGGACCTGAAGTACAAGGGCGAGGCCACCTGGCTGCGGATCGGCCGGCGCAACATCATCCGGGAATTTACCACCCTCCAGCCGGGGACGGTCACCGGGATCGGCGAAACGGTCATCGGCGACGGCAACCTTTTCATGGCTTACTGTCACGTCGCCCATGACTGTGTGGTCGGCAACCGGGTAATCATGGCTAACGGCTCGACCCTGGCCGGTCACGTGGTGGTCGAAGATTTCGCCCTGCTCGGCGGCCTGTCGGCCATCCACCAGTTCACCCGGATCGGCGAGAGCGCCATGCTGTCCGGCGGCGCCATGGTCGGGCAGGATGTGCTGCCGTATACCGTCGCGGCCGGGAATCGCGCGGCGCTGGCCGGGCTCAATGTCATCGGCCTGAAACGGCGCGGTTTTTCACCCGCCCTGGTCGCCGATATCAAGAAGGCTTACAAGATCCTCATCCGCTCGGGGTTGCGGCTGGAGACCGCATTGGCGCGAATTCAAGACGAAGTGCCGGCTTCTCCCGAACTCAACCATTTCGTGGAATTCGCCCGCAAGTCTGAAAGGGGGCTTTGTCGCTGA
- a CDS encoding Gfo/Idh/MocA family protein gives MDRIRTAVVGVGYLGQFHAEKYAQLAEAELVAVVDTDRTRVDEVAAKVGTSGFTDYREIIDRVDAVSIVVPTHYHFPVAKAFLERGVHVLLEKPITTTVEEADELIRIADERQLVFQVGHLERFNPVVMALDNILTAPRFVESIRIAPFKPRGTDVNVVLDLMIHDIDIIQHIVDSPVKQINSIGAPVFTDEEDIANARIQFENGCVANVTASRISMKSERRMRIFQSDSYITVDFQNKKLAQFRKGTGEMLPGVPNVIVDEQNFEPGDALKAEIASFLECIRTGATPVVSGRDGKRALETALLINKKL, from the coding sequence ATGGACAGGATACGGACGGCGGTTGTTGGGGTCGGCTACCTGGGGCAGTTCCACGCGGAAAAGTATGCCCAGCTGGCCGAGGCGGAGCTGGTGGCGGTGGTCGATACCGATCGGACGCGCGTCGACGAAGTAGCCGCGAAAGTCGGGACGAGCGGCTTTACCGACTACCGGGAGATTATCGACCGGGTTGATGCGGTCAGCATCGTCGTCCCGACCCATTATCATTTCCCGGTAGCGAAGGCCTTTCTCGAGCGGGGGGTGCATGTTCTCCTCGAAAAACCGATTACCACCACCGTCGAGGAAGCCGATGAACTGATCCGGATTGCCGACGAGCGGCAGCTGGTGTTCCAGGTGGGGCACCTGGAACGGTTCAATCCGGTGGTGATGGCGCTGGATAACATCCTGACGGCGCCCCGCTTCGTCGAGTCGATCCGGATCGCGCCGTTCAAGCCCCGCGGCACCGATGTCAACGTGGTGCTTGACCTGATGATCCACGACATCGATATCATCCAGCATATCGTCGATTCGCCGGTCAAGCAGATCAATTCGATCGGTGCGCCGGTCTTCACCGACGAGGAAGATATCGCCAACGCCCGCATCCAGTTCGAGAACGGCTGCGTTGCCAACGTTACCGCCAGCCGGATCAGCATGAAGAGCGAGCGGCGGATGCGGATCTTCCAGTCCGATTCCTACATCACCGTCGATTTCCAGAACAAAAAGCTGGCCCAGTTCCGGAAAGGGACGGGCGAGATGCTTCCCGGCGTTCCCAACGTGATCGTCGACGAACAGAATTTCGAGCCGGGCGATGCGCTCAAGGCGGAAATCGCTTCCTTTCTGGAGTGTATCCGGACCGGCGCCACGCCGGTGGTTTCCGGCCGGGACGGCAAGCGCGCCCTGGAGACGGCGCTGCTCATCAACAAGAAATTGTAG
- a CDS encoding DegT/DnrJ/EryC1/StrS family aminotransferase, which produces MIPMVDLKGQYLAIKEEIDRGILEALEKTQFILGPNVTAFEEEAAAFLGTRYAVGVASGTDALHLALAAAGITAGDEVITTPFTFIATAEAIRYVGATPVFVDIDPRTFNIDPALIEAAITPKTRAVLPVHLFGQPADMAAIEAICSKHGLLLIEDCAQSFGAEAAGRMTGSRGALGAFSFFPSKNLGCYGDGGLVTTSSPELAEQVKVLRNHGSKVRYHHSVIGFNSRLDEVQAVILRVKLKRLREYNEGRRRVAHLYSSLLAGSGVVTPFEDGKGVHVYHQYTLLSDHREAIMKALGEAGIASAVYYPIPLHRQDVFAADYAGVTLPVAEEVAARCMSLPIFPEMTAAQVEEVVAVIKRVVAA; this is translated from the coding sequence ATGATTCCGATGGTGGACCTGAAAGGTCAGTATCTGGCGATAAAGGAAGAAATCGACCGGGGAATTCTGGAAGCCCTGGAGAAGACCCAGTTCATTCTCGGCCCCAACGTCACGGCCTTCGAAGAAGAAGCGGCGGCGTTTCTCGGCACCCGTTACGCCGTCGGCGTCGCCTCGGGAACCGACGCCCTCCACCTGGCGCTGGCGGCGGCGGGGATCACCGCAGGCGATGAGGTGATCACCACCCCCTTCACCTTTATCGCCACTGCGGAGGCGATCCGCTACGTCGGGGCGACGCCGGTGTTCGTCGACATCGACCCGCGTACTTTCAATATCGATCCGGCCCTGATCGAAGCGGCCATCACTCCGAAGACCCGGGCGGTGCTGCCGGTCCACCTGTTCGGCCAGCCGGCCGATATGGCGGCGATCGAGGCGATCTGCAGCAAGCACGGCCTTTTGCTCATCGAAGACTGCGCCCAGTCGTTCGGTGCCGAAGCGGCCGGGCGGATGACCGGCTCACGCGGGGCGCTCGGCGCCTTCAGCTTTTTCCCGAGCAAGAACCTTGGCTGTTACGGCGACGGCGGCCTGGTAACCACCTCTTCGCCCGAACTGGCCGAACAGGTGAAGGTGCTCCGCAATCACGGCAGCAAGGTACGGTATCACCATTCGGTGATTGGCTTCAACAGCCGGCTCGACGAGGTCCAGGCGGTCATCCTGCGGGTCAAGCTCAAGCGGCTCCGCGAGTACAACGAGGGGCGGCGTCGCGTCGCCCATCTGTACAGCTCGCTCTTGGCCGGCAGCGGCGTGGTCACTCCCTTCGAGGACGGGAAAGGGGTGCATGTCTATCACCAGTACACCCTGCTGTCCGATCACCGCGAGGCGATCATGAAGGCCCTGGGCGAGGCGGGGATTGCCTCGGCGGTCTACTATCCGATCCCGCTGCACCGGCAGGACGTCTTTGCCGCCGACTATGCAGGGGTAACGCTGCCGGTGGCCGAGGAGGTGGCGGCCCGCTGCATGTCGCTGCCGATCTTCCCCGAGATGACCGCGGCCCAGGTGGAAGAGGTCGTGGCGGTTATCAAGAGGGTTGTCGCGGCCTGA
- the lpxB gene encoding lipid-A-disaccharide synthase has protein sequence MGNSLAKRVMIVAGEASGDLHGSNLVKETRHRDPEVAFFGIGGPLMRAAGVETLVDSSEMAVIGLVEVLAHSGVIYRAYRALKAVIKNDPPDLLILIDYPDFNLLIARLAKKAGVKVLYYISPQVWAWRVGRVKKIARLVDRMAVVFPFEVPFYERAGVPVSFVGHPLAETVRPTMGREAAIAAFGLQPARRTVGLFPGSRHGEISRLFPTILAAAGALRERYPELQFILPLAPSLTREDLEPQLSAAGLDVTVIEGRTYDVMQVCDAIVTVSGTVTLEIALMGVPMVIIYKVSPLTYQAGKRLIRVDHIGICNIVAGERVVPELIQHDAEPAIIADAIGRFLDDRDYAAAVREKLRQVKNNLGSGGGSAKVAALVLEMLGSP, from the coding sequence ATGGGGAATTCCTTGGCAAAACGGGTGATGATCGTGGCCGGCGAAGCTTCCGGCGATCTCCATGGCTCGAACCTGGTGAAAGAGACGCGCCACCGCGATCCGGAGGTGGCGTTCTTCGGCATCGGCGGGCCGCTGATGCGGGCGGCCGGCGTAGAGACGCTGGTCGATTCGTCGGAAATGGCGGTGATCGGGCTGGTGGAGGTCCTTGCCCATTCGGGAGTCATCTACCGCGCCTACCGGGCCCTGAAAGCCGTCATCAAGAACGATCCCCCCGATCTGCTGATCCTGATCGACTACCCCGATTTCAATCTGCTGATCGCCCGGCTGGCGAAGAAAGCCGGGGTCAAGGTCCTCTATTACATCAGTCCGCAGGTCTGGGCGTGGCGGGTCGGCCGGGTCAAGAAGATCGCCCGGCTGGTAGACCGGATGGCGGTGGTTTTCCCTTTCGAAGTTCCTTTCTACGAGCGGGCGGGGGTGCCGGTTTCCTTCGTCGGCCATCCGTTGGCCGAGACGGTCCGGCCGACCATGGGCCGGGAAGCGGCGATCGCCGCCTTCGGCCTGCAGCCGGCGCGGCGGACGGTGGGGCTTTTCCCCGGTAGCCGCCATGGGGAGATATCCCGCCTTTTCCCGACGATCCTGGCCGCCGCCGGCGCGCTCAGGGAGCGCTATCCGGAACTGCAGTTCATCCTGCCGCTCGCCCCGAGCCTGACCCGCGAGGATCTCGAACCGCAGCTGTCGGCGGCGGGGTTGGACGTCACGGTGATCGAGGGGCGGACCTACGACGTGATGCAGGTCTGCGATGCCATCGTCACCGTTTCCGGCACCGTGACGCTGGAGATCGCCCTGATGGGGGTGCCGATGGTGATCATCTACAAGGTGTCGCCGTTGACCTATCAGGCGGGGAAACGGCTGATCCGGGTCGATCACATCGGGATCTGCAATATCGTGGCGGGTGAGCGGGTGGTCCCCGAGCTGATCCAGCACGATGCGGAGCCGGCGATCATTGCCGATGCCATCGGCCGGTTCCTCGATGATCGGGATTATGCGGCGGCCGTGCGCGAGAAGCTGCGGCAGGTCAAAAATAACCTCGGGAGCGGCGGCGGTTCGGCCAAGGTCGCTGCGCTCGTTCTGGAGATGCTGGGTAGCCCATGA